A region from the Onychostoma macrolepis isolate SWU-2019 chromosome 18, ASM1243209v1, whole genome shotgun sequence genome encodes:
- the lctlb gene encoding lactase-like b isoform X1 → MPTGIRSDHVNEKGVKYYSALIDELHEHNITPIVTLYHWDLPQVLQEKYGGWQNISMINFFNDFANLCFERYGDRVKYWITFNNPWSVAVEGYETGEHAPGLKLRGTGSYRAAHHIIKAHAKVWHTYDTQWRNKQRGMVGISLSGDWGEPVDLTNQKDIEAAERYVQFYIGWFATPIFHGDYPQVMKDFIGRKSAEQGLGTSRLPTFSSQEKSYIKGTSDFLGVGHFTTRYITQKSFPSNRGSTYFSDRDVAELVDPRWPDPGSEWLYAVPWGFRRLLNFVKTQYGNPMIFITENGVSEKMMCTELCDDWRIQYYKGYINEMLKAIRDGVNVKGYTAWSLLDKFEWDEGYSERFGLYYVEFRNKNKPRYPKASVQFYKRIIKSNGFPNQREVENWKRKATETCSTSNQLLAAARSRSKEKKDHVEMPKVWPVHDEV, encoded by the exons ATGCCAACAGGAATCAGGT CTGACCATGTGAATGAGAAAGGAGTGAAGTACTACAGTGCTCTTATTGATGAGCTGCATGAACACAATATCACTCCCATTGTGACCCTTTATCATTGGGACCTGCCACAG GTTTTGCAGGAGAAATATGGCGGATGGCAGAACATCAGCATGATTAATTTTTTCAACGACTTTGCCAATCTTTGCTTTGAACGCTATGGGGACCGTGTCAAATACTGGATAACTTTTAATAACCCATGG TCAGTGGCAGTGGAAGGATATGAAACTGGAGAACATGCTCCAGGACTGAAGCTCAGGGGCACTGGGTCCTACAGAGCAGCTCACCACATCATTAAG GCACATGCTAAGGTTTGGCACACTTACGATACTCAGTGGCGAAACAAACAAAGAG GTATGGTGGGTATTTCACTGTCCGGGGACTGGGGCGAGCCTGTGGACCTCACTAATCAGAAGGACATTGAGGCTGCAGAGAGATATGTCCAGTTTTACATAGGCTGGTTTGCTACACCCATCTTTCATGGAGATTATcctcaagtgatgaaggatttcaTAG GGAGAAAAAGCGCAGAGCAGGGTTTGGGAACGTCTCGCCTTCCCACCTTTTCTTCTCAGGAGAAGAGTTACATCAAAGGCACTTCTGACTTCCTAGGCGTGGGGCACTTCACCACACGCTACATCACCCAAAAGAGCTTCCCTTCCAACCGTGGCTCCACCTACTTCTCAGATCGGGATGTAGCAGAGCTGGTCGACCCACGTTGGCCTGATCCTGGTTCGGAGTGGCTCTACGCGGTTCCTTGGGGCTTCCGCCGTCTGCTCAACTTTGTTAAG ACTCAATATGGGAACCCCATGATCTTCATCACTGAGAACGGGGTCTCAGAGAAGATGATGTGCACAGAACTCTGTGATGACTGGAGGATACAGTATTACAAGGGTTACATCAATGAGATGCTTAAAG CTATCAGGGATGGAGTGAATGTGAAGGGCTACACCGCTTGGTCCCTTCTGGACAAGTTTGAGTGGGATGAGGGCTATTCAGAGAGGTTCGGCCTTTACTATGTGGAGTTCAGGAACAAAAATAAGCCTCGCTACCCCAAGGCCTCTGTTCAGTTCTACAAACGCATCATTAAGTCTAATGGATTTCCCAATCAGAGAGAG GTTGAGAACTGGAAAAGAAAAGCTACAGAGACTTGCTCCACCAGCAATCAGCTCCTGGCTGCAG
- the lctlb gene encoding lactase-like b isoform X3 produces MMLSHRVGRACHVLVLVLCLSTAEDFDWSANNHDSFYYGTFPNGFSWGAGSSAYQTEGAWDKDGKGLSIWDVFTHKKGKTFLNDTGDSSCEGYYKIKDDVSLIKELNLNHYRFSISWPRIMPTGIRSDHVNEKGVKYYSALIDELHEHNITPIVTLYHWDLPQVLQEKYGGWQNISMINFFNDFANLCFERYGDRVKYWITFNNPWSVAVEGYETGEHAPGLKLRGTGSYRAAHHIIKAHAKVWHTYDTQWRNKQRGMVGISLSGDWGEPVDLTNQKDIEAAERYVQFYIGWFATPIFHGDYPQVMKDFIGRKSAEQGLGTSRLPTFSSQEKSYIKGTSDFLGVGHFTTRYITQKSFPSNRGSTYFSDRDVAELVDPRWPDPGSEWLYAVPWGFRRLLNFVKTQYGNPMIFITENGVSEKMMCTELCDDWRIQYYKGYINEMLKAIRDGVNVKGYTAWSLLDKFEWDEGYSERFGLYYVEFRNKNKPRYPKASVQFYKRIIKSNGFPNQREVENWKRKATETCSTSNQLLAAEEQRNTAANILRLIHDPLTSHMEMVTEVVVPTVCTLCILISAVFLMFLLRKRN; encoded by the exons ATGATGCTGTCACACCGTGTTGGACGAGCGTGTCATGTGCTTGTGCTGGTGTTGTGTCTGTCTACGGCTGAGGACTTCGACTGGTCAGCGAACAACCACGACTCCTTCTATTATGGCACTTTTCCAAATG GATTTTCGTGGGGCGCCGGCAGTTCAGCCTATCAAACAGAAGGAGCCTGGGACAAAGATGGGAAAGGACTGAGCATCTGGGATGTGTTCACTCATAAGAAGGGAAAGACGTTCTTGAATGATACTGGAGACTCTTCATGTGAGGGATACTACAAAATCAAG GATGATGTTTCGTTGATAAAAGAGCTGAATCTGAATCACTATCGGTTTTCCATCTCCTGGCCCAGGATTATGCCAACAGGAATCAGGT CTGACCATGTGAATGAGAAAGGAGTGAAGTACTACAGTGCTCTTATTGATGAGCTGCATGAACACAATATCACTCCCATTGTGACCCTTTATCATTGGGACCTGCCACAG GTTTTGCAGGAGAAATATGGCGGATGGCAGAACATCAGCATGATTAATTTTTTCAACGACTTTGCCAATCTTTGCTTTGAACGCTATGGGGACCGTGTCAAATACTGGATAACTTTTAATAACCCATGG TCAGTGGCAGTGGAAGGATATGAAACTGGAGAACATGCTCCAGGACTGAAGCTCAGGGGCACTGGGTCCTACAGAGCAGCTCACCACATCATTAAG GCACATGCTAAGGTTTGGCACACTTACGATACTCAGTGGCGAAACAAACAAAGAG GTATGGTGGGTATTTCACTGTCCGGGGACTGGGGCGAGCCTGTGGACCTCACTAATCAGAAGGACATTGAGGCTGCAGAGAGATATGTCCAGTTTTACATAGGCTGGTTTGCTACACCCATCTTTCATGGAGATTATcctcaagtgatgaaggatttcaTAG GGAGAAAAAGCGCAGAGCAGGGTTTGGGAACGTCTCGCCTTCCCACCTTTTCTTCTCAGGAGAAGAGTTACATCAAAGGCACTTCTGACTTCCTAGGCGTGGGGCACTTCACCACACGCTACATCACCCAAAAGAGCTTCCCTTCCAACCGTGGCTCCACCTACTTCTCAGATCGGGATGTAGCAGAGCTGGTCGACCCACGTTGGCCTGATCCTGGTTCGGAGTGGCTCTACGCGGTTCCTTGGGGCTTCCGCCGTCTGCTCAACTTTGTTAAG ACTCAATATGGGAACCCCATGATCTTCATCACTGAGAACGGGGTCTCAGAGAAGATGATGTGCACAGAACTCTGTGATGACTGGAGGATACAGTATTACAAGGGTTACATCAATGAGATGCTTAAAG CTATCAGGGATGGAGTGAATGTGAAGGGCTACACCGCTTGGTCCCTTCTGGACAAGTTTGAGTGGGATGAGGGCTATTCAGAGAGGTTCGGCCTTTACTATGTGGAGTTCAGGAACAAAAATAAGCCTCGCTACCCCAAGGCCTCTGTTCAGTTCTACAAACGCATCATTAAGTCTAATGGATTTCCCAATCAGAGAGAG GTTGAGAACTGGAAAAGAAAAGCTACAGAGACTTGCTCCACCAGCAATCAGCTCCTGGCTGCAG
- the lctlb gene encoding lactase-like b isoform X4: MMLSHRVGRACHVLVLVLCLSTAEDFDWSANNHDSFYYGTFPNGFSWGAGSSAYQTEGAWDKDGKGLSIWDVFTHKKGKTFLNDTGDSSCEGYYKIKDDVSLIKELNLNHYRFSISWPRIMPTGIRSDHVNEKGVKYYSALIDELHEHNITPIVTLYHWDLPQVLQEKYGGWQNISMINFFNDFANLCFERYGDRVKYWITFNNPWSVAVEGYETGEHAPGLKLRGTGSYRAAHHIIKAHAKVWHTYDTQWRNKQRGMVGISLSGDWGEPVDLTNQKDIEAAERYVQFYIGWFATPIFHGDYPQVMKDFIGRKSAEQGLGTSRLPTFSSQEKSYIKGTSDFLGVGHFTTRYITQKSFPSNRGSTYFSDRDVAELVDPRWPDPGSEWLYAVPWGFRRLLNFVKTQYGNPMIFITENGVSEKMMCTELCDDWRIQYYKGYINEMLKAIRDGVNVKGYTAWSLLDKFEWDEGYSERFGLYYVEFRNKNKPRYPKASVQFYKRIIKSNGFPNQREVENWKRKATETCSTSNQLLAADPLTSHMEMVTEVVVPTVCTLCILISAVFLMFLLRKRN; the protein is encoded by the exons ATGATGCTGTCACACCGTGTTGGACGAGCGTGTCATGTGCTTGTGCTGGTGTTGTGTCTGTCTACGGCTGAGGACTTCGACTGGTCAGCGAACAACCACGACTCCTTCTATTATGGCACTTTTCCAAATG GATTTTCGTGGGGCGCCGGCAGTTCAGCCTATCAAACAGAAGGAGCCTGGGACAAAGATGGGAAAGGACTGAGCATCTGGGATGTGTTCACTCATAAGAAGGGAAAGACGTTCTTGAATGATACTGGAGACTCTTCATGTGAGGGATACTACAAAATCAAG GATGATGTTTCGTTGATAAAAGAGCTGAATCTGAATCACTATCGGTTTTCCATCTCCTGGCCCAGGATTATGCCAACAGGAATCAGGT CTGACCATGTGAATGAGAAAGGAGTGAAGTACTACAGTGCTCTTATTGATGAGCTGCATGAACACAATATCACTCCCATTGTGACCCTTTATCATTGGGACCTGCCACAG GTTTTGCAGGAGAAATATGGCGGATGGCAGAACATCAGCATGATTAATTTTTTCAACGACTTTGCCAATCTTTGCTTTGAACGCTATGGGGACCGTGTCAAATACTGGATAACTTTTAATAACCCATGG TCAGTGGCAGTGGAAGGATATGAAACTGGAGAACATGCTCCAGGACTGAAGCTCAGGGGCACTGGGTCCTACAGAGCAGCTCACCACATCATTAAG GCACATGCTAAGGTTTGGCACACTTACGATACTCAGTGGCGAAACAAACAAAGAG GTATGGTGGGTATTTCACTGTCCGGGGACTGGGGCGAGCCTGTGGACCTCACTAATCAGAAGGACATTGAGGCTGCAGAGAGATATGTCCAGTTTTACATAGGCTGGTTTGCTACACCCATCTTTCATGGAGATTATcctcaagtgatgaaggatttcaTAG GGAGAAAAAGCGCAGAGCAGGGTTTGGGAACGTCTCGCCTTCCCACCTTTTCTTCTCAGGAGAAGAGTTACATCAAAGGCACTTCTGACTTCCTAGGCGTGGGGCACTTCACCACACGCTACATCACCCAAAAGAGCTTCCCTTCCAACCGTGGCTCCACCTACTTCTCAGATCGGGATGTAGCAGAGCTGGTCGACCCACGTTGGCCTGATCCTGGTTCGGAGTGGCTCTACGCGGTTCCTTGGGGCTTCCGCCGTCTGCTCAACTTTGTTAAG ACTCAATATGGGAACCCCATGATCTTCATCACTGAGAACGGGGTCTCAGAGAAGATGATGTGCACAGAACTCTGTGATGACTGGAGGATACAGTATTACAAGGGTTACATCAATGAGATGCTTAAAG CTATCAGGGATGGAGTGAATGTGAAGGGCTACACCGCTTGGTCCCTTCTGGACAAGTTTGAGTGGGATGAGGGCTATTCAGAGAGGTTCGGCCTTTACTATGTGGAGTTCAGGAACAAAAATAAGCCTCGCTACCCCAAGGCCTCTGTTCAGTTCTACAAACGCATCATTAAGTCTAATGGATTTCCCAATCAGAGAGAG GTTGAGAACTGGAAAAGAAAAGCTACAGAGACTTGCTCCACCAGCAATCAGCTCCTGGCTGCAG